In Cervus elaphus chromosome 31, mCerEla1.1, whole genome shotgun sequence, one DNA window encodes the following:
- the C31H21orf62 gene encoding uncharacterized protein C21orf62 homolog, with protein MRMAPPSGHSFFLISALGVFALDCFTRAQRNGTLIFTKENTIRKCICSADVRDCDYSLANLMCSCKTMLPLAVEQTSYSDRLTIWFTDTSALGLLLNFTLVRDLKLSLCSTNTLPTEYLAVCGLERLRVSMEAKHPSPEQSLLIHDGRESESREKPTLLQQGWQTCTYISFLDTALFNRVSTLKSYSVANSASLANNFPYFSHLKTFPILNNKSYVVTFIY; from the coding sequence ATGAGAATGGCACCTCCTTCTGGGCACAGCTTCTTTCTGATCAGCGCGCTGGGCGTCTTTGCACTTGACTGCTTCACCAGGGCTCAGAGGAACGGCACGCTCATTTTCACCAAGGAAAACACCATTCGGAAGTGCATCTGCTCAGCAGACGTCCGGGACTGTGACTACAGTTTGGCCAACCTGATGTGCAGCTGTAAAACCATGCTGCCTCTTGCTGTCGAGCAAACGAGCTACAGTGACCGTCTGACCATCTGGTTCACAGACACGTCTGCGCTGGGGCTTCTGCTGAACTTCACGCTGGTCCGGGACCTGAAGCTTTCCCTATGCAGTACCAACACTCTCCCCACTGAGTACCTGGCTGTTTGCGGTCTGGAGAGGCTTCGGGTCAGCATGGAGGCCAAGCATCCCTCCCCTGAACAGAGTTTACTCATCCACGACGGTAGGGAGAGCGAATCCAGAGAGAAGCCCACGTTGTTACAGCAAGGCTGGCAAACCTGTACGTATATCTCCTTCTTAGATACGGCACTGTTCAACAGGGTGTCCACCTTAAAATCATACAGTGTTGCAAACTCTGCTAGCCTGGCCAACAACTTCCCCTACTTTTCCCACCTTAAAACCTTCCCAATTCTAAACAACAAAAGCTATGTTGTCACATTCATTTACTAA